From Nicotiana tabacum cultivar K326 chromosome 20, ASM71507v2, whole genome shotgun sequence, one genomic window encodes:
- the LOC107812748 gene encoding uncharacterized protein LOC107812748 isoform X2, with product MNSLFHACSTAILTKTSRLVVKSSLCGFPAISWKRSFGHARIRNVDSALYLNRVCVRCYSSKKHSGDSSQSQNSDSTPVMKEERDGFFVVRKGDLVGVYKNLSDCQTQVGSSICDPPVSVYKGYSMPKDTEEYLLSCGLKNSLYSIRAADLTEDLFGTLVPCPFQQPSSSKSGTSDHLPKKRSQDAMWSEYADAVGSAVIPNDSIRKHVKIEHHKGDQVLALPSGRSCTLEFDGASKGNPGQAGAGAVIRADDGSLTCRLREGLGVATSNHAEYRAFILGLKYALSKGFTNIRVQGDSKLVCMQIQGLWKVKNQNIATVFEQAKQLKERFLSFRIIHVLRESNSDADQQANLAVELAEGQIQEEIEK from the exons ATGAACAGCTTGTTTCATGCATGTTCTACTGCAATATTAACAAAGACTAGCCGTCTTGTCGTGAAGAGTTCGCTCTGTGGATTTCCAGCTATTTCATGGAAGAGAAGCTTTGGTCATGCTAGAATTAGAAACGTTGATTCTGCCTTGTATTTGAATAGAGTTTGTGTTCGCTGCTATTCGTCTAAAAAGCATAGTGGAGATAGCTCTCAATCACAgaattctgattctactccaGTAATGAAGGAAGAGAGAGATGGTTTCTTTGTTGTCAGGAAAGGAGATCTGGTTGGAGTGTACAAAAACTTGAGTGATTGCCAGACTCAAGTTGGATCATCG ATATGTGATCCTCCTGTTAGTGTGTATAAAGGCTACTCCATGCCTAAGGACACAGAAGAATATCTTCTCTCTTGTGGGCTTAAAAATTCTCTGTATTCTATTAGAGCTGCAGATCTCACCGAAGATCTCTTTGGGACTCTAGTACCATGCCCTTTTCAG CaaccttcttcttcaaaaagtgGTACATCTGATCATTTGCCAAAGAAGAGGTCACAGGATGCAATGTGGTCAGAATATGCG GATGCTGTTGGATCAGCAGTTATTCCAAATGATTCCATAAGAAAGCATGTCAAGATCGAACATCATAAGGGGGACCAAGTTCTAGCTCTACCATCCGGT CGGTCTTGTACTCTTGAATTTGATGGTGCTTCAAAAGGAAATCCTGGACAAGCTGGCGCAGGAGCTGTTATACGGGCTGATGATGGAAGTTTG ACCTGCAGGCTACGTGAAGGTTTAGGAGTGGCAACCAGCAATCATGCTGAATACAGGGCTTTTATTTTGGGTTTGAAATATGCACTTAGTAAAGGGTTTACAAATATTCGTGTTCAGGGAGACTCCAAGCTTGTTTGTATGCAG ATCCAAGGTCTGTGGAAGGTTAAAAATCAAAACATTGCCACGGTGTTTGAGCAGGCAAAGCAACTGAAGGAGAGGTTCCTTTCTTTCCGCATCATTCATGTTCTTCGG GAATCAAACTCCGATGCGGATCAGCAGGCAAACTTGGCTGTCGAACTTGCTG AGGGCCAAATTCAGGAGGAGATAGAGAAATGA
- the LOC107812748 gene encoding uncharacterized protein LOC107812748 isoform X1, with amino-acid sequence MNSLFHACSTAILTKTSRLVVKSSLCGFPAISWKRSFGHARIRNVDSALYLNRVCVRCYSSKKHSGDSSQSQNSDSTPVMKEERDGFFVVRKGDLVGVYKNLSDCQTQVGSSICDPPVSVYKGYSMPKDTEEYLLSCGLKNSLYSIRAADLTEDLFGTLVPCPFQQPSSSKSGTSDHLPKKRSQDAMWSEYADAVGSAVIPNDSIRKHVKIEHHKGDQVLALPSGQRSCTLEFDGASKGNPGQAGAGAVIRADDGSLTCRLREGLGVATSNHAEYRAFILGLKYALSKGFTNIRVQGDSKLVCMQIQGLWKVKNQNIATVFEQAKQLKERFLSFRIIHVLRESNSDADQQANLAVELAEGQIQEEIEK; translated from the exons ATGAACAGCTTGTTTCATGCATGTTCTACTGCAATATTAACAAAGACTAGCCGTCTTGTCGTGAAGAGTTCGCTCTGTGGATTTCCAGCTATTTCATGGAAGAGAAGCTTTGGTCATGCTAGAATTAGAAACGTTGATTCTGCCTTGTATTTGAATAGAGTTTGTGTTCGCTGCTATTCGTCTAAAAAGCATAGTGGAGATAGCTCTCAATCACAgaattctgattctactccaGTAATGAAGGAAGAGAGAGATGGTTTCTTTGTTGTCAGGAAAGGAGATCTGGTTGGAGTGTACAAAAACTTGAGTGATTGCCAGACTCAAGTTGGATCATCG ATATGTGATCCTCCTGTTAGTGTGTATAAAGGCTACTCCATGCCTAAGGACACAGAAGAATATCTTCTCTCTTGTGGGCTTAAAAATTCTCTGTATTCTATTAGAGCTGCAGATCTCACCGAAGATCTCTTTGGGACTCTAGTACCATGCCCTTTTCAG CaaccttcttcttcaaaaagtgGTACATCTGATCATTTGCCAAAGAAGAGGTCACAGGATGCAATGTGGTCAGAATATGCG GATGCTGTTGGATCAGCAGTTATTCCAAATGATTCCATAAGAAAGCATGTCAAGATCGAACATCATAAGGGGGACCAAGTTCTAGCTCTACCATCCGGT CAGCGGTCTTGTACTCTTGAATTTGATGGTGCTTCAAAAGGAAATCCTGGACAAGCTGGCGCAGGAGCTGTTATACGGGCTGATGATGGAAGTTTG ACCTGCAGGCTACGTGAAGGTTTAGGAGTGGCAACCAGCAATCATGCTGAATACAGGGCTTTTATTTTGGGTTTGAAATATGCACTTAGTAAAGGGTTTACAAATATTCGTGTTCAGGGAGACTCCAAGCTTGTTTGTATGCAG ATCCAAGGTCTGTGGAAGGTTAAAAATCAAAACATTGCCACGGTGTTTGAGCAGGCAAAGCAACTGAAGGAGAGGTTCCTTTCTTTCCGCATCATTCATGTTCTTCGG GAATCAAACTCCGATGCGGATCAGCAGGCAAACTTGGCTGTCGAACTTGCTG AGGGCCAAATTCAGGAGGAGATAGAGAAATGA